In a genomic window of Bradyrhizobium ontarionense:
- a CDS encoding flavin reductase family protein translates to MSKRELHLVPETASDPLHFHSALRRVAAGVSIVTAGRGDDITGVTIASLISLSVAPPRLMINLGRQSSAFPLIARDGWFGINILGSDQLALADRFGTPYLSGRQKFDDVRWSRGAAGVPLLQHAQAAIACEVDEIIERYAHAIIVGRPESVELAPKLSSLLYWNEQYVEVDRNADLDLLAEVSVPPAHVR, encoded by the coding sequence ATGAGCAAGCGTGAACTTCATCTCGTACCCGAGACCGCGTCCGATCCCCTGCACTTCCACTCGGCGCTGCGCCGCGTCGCCGCCGGCGTCAGCATCGTGACCGCGGGACGTGGCGACGACATCACCGGCGTGACGATTGCGTCACTGATCTCGCTGTCGGTCGCCCCGCCACGCCTCATGATCAATCTCGGCAGGCAGTCGTCGGCGTTTCCGCTGATCGCCCGCGACGGCTGGTTCGGCATCAACATCCTCGGCTCGGACCAGCTCGCCCTCGCCGACCGCTTCGGCACGCCGTATCTGTCCGGCCGCCAGAAGTTCGACGACGTCCGCTGGTCGCGCGGGGCCGCGGGCGTCCCGCTGCTGCAGCATGCGCAGGCGGCCATCGCATGCGAGGTCGACGAGATCATCGAGCGCTATGCGCACGCGATCATCGTCGGTCGCCCCGAAAGCGTCGAGCTTGCGCCGAAGCTGTCGAGCCTGCTCTATTGGAACGAGCAGTATGTCGAGGTCGACCGCAATGCCGACCTCGACCTGCTGGCAGAGGTCAGCGTTCCCCCTGCTCATGTCAGGTGA
- a CDS encoding acyl-CoA dehydrogenase family protein, whose translation MNKPLSTKALATEPTVPLSTSTLDALLAEIAEGESERERERTLPHRQIALIKQARLGALRLPVAAGGAGSSIRELFQIIIRLAEADANVAHILRNHFSVVERLVRNPRDNQAGEWQTAVAGGAIIGLATTELDSPQVGNITPNTTFTPDGDDYLLNGTKYYSTGTLYSDLVLVRAADPSGRPGASIIPVNRDGIELIDDWDGMGQRLTATGTTHFRNVRVKRQEIVFDAPDIGYGVPYSNTFAQLFLTAAVAGISRAALRDAIALVRSRKRTFYYAPHERPTEDPLLQETIGKIASAAHAAETVVLVAAEALDAATEAFDAGRGDAEELAHRAALLSAQAKIVADDAAIRNGGHIFDVGGASSTKKATNFDRHWRNARTLSSHNPVSYKERAIGQYLINGTPLPAKGFF comes from the coding sequence ATGAACAAGCCGCTATCCACCAAGGCTCTCGCCACCGAACCGACCGTCCCGCTCTCCACGAGCACCCTCGACGCCCTGCTTGCAGAGATCGCGGAAGGCGAGTCGGAGCGCGAGCGCGAACGCACCCTGCCACATCGGCAGATCGCCCTGATCAAGCAGGCCCGTCTCGGCGCGCTGCGCCTGCCGGTGGCTGCCGGCGGCGCCGGCAGCTCGATTCGCGAGCTGTTCCAGATCATCATCCGGCTCGCCGAGGCCGATGCCAATGTCGCGCATATCCTGCGCAACCATTTCAGCGTCGTGGAGCGGCTGGTTCGCAATCCGCGCGACAACCAGGCGGGGGAATGGCAGACGGCGGTGGCCGGCGGCGCCATCATCGGGCTTGCCACCACCGAGCTCGACAGCCCCCAGGTCGGCAACATCACGCCGAACACGACCTTCACGCCCGATGGCGACGATTATCTGCTGAACGGCACCAAATATTACAGCACCGGCACCTTGTACTCCGACCTCGTGCTGGTGCGCGCGGCCGATCCGAGCGGGCGTCCCGGTGCATCGATCATCCCGGTGAACCGGGACGGCATCGAGCTGATCGACGATTGGGACGGCATGGGGCAGCGGCTGACCGCGACCGGCACCACCCATTTCCGCAATGTCAGGGTCAAGCGGCAGGAGATCGTGTTCGACGCGCCGGACATCGGCTACGGCGTGCCGTACTCAAACACGTTCGCGCAGCTGTTCCTGACCGCGGCCGTCGCCGGCATCAGCCGCGCCGCGTTGCGCGACGCGATTGCGCTGGTGCGGTCGCGCAAGCGCACGTTCTATTATGCGCCGCACGAGAGGCCGACCGAGGACCCGTTGCTGCAGGAAACGATCGGCAAGATCGCAAGCGCGGCGCATGCCGCCGAGACGGTCGTCCTTGTCGCAGCCGAAGCGCTCGACGCGGCCACGGAGGCGTTCGATGCCGGGCGCGGCGACGCCGAGGAACTGGCTCACCGGGCTGCGCTGCTGTCGGCCCAGGCCAAGATCGTCGCTGACGACGCAGCCATTCGCAATGGCGGACACATCTTCGATGTCGGCGGCGCCTCGTCGACCAAGAAGGCCACCAATTTCGATCGGCACTGGCGCAACGCGCGCACATTGTCGTCGCATAATCCGGTCAGCTACAAGGAACGGGCGATCGGACAATACCTGATCAACGGCACACCGCTTCCGGCCAAGGGCTTCTTCTGA
- a CDS encoding NrtA/SsuA/CpmA family ABC transporter substrate-binding protein, whose translation MSSDDFEQPSRRRFLGTAAFGIGALAGFTLTDEAWSAPGRVTDTVRLTWGLSGLNLIARERGEFEKLLAKDGIKVEWLGPFPNHAPTLQAVTGGSADFSFGGSTTPALAAIIAGSPLVFTQFVVYEPRTTAIIARDDSGITKVEDLVGKSVAVNRSGLGEFLLVAALEKHKVDRSKVKFVYLNPPDAAPALASGKVDAWSMWSPGVDIARLDYKAHDIFLEGRDLEFQIDYTSYLTTRKFATENPALVRAVNDAFRAEGKWISDNSKDAEYIAQKAGKYSDQVRDQFIALDRKYRYYSVNDKQFVTDLQKAADWLVERKVLPEPVKVTDHLAQIDEPAPQR comes from the coding sequence ATGTCTTCGGATGACTTTGAACAGCCCTCGCGCCGTCGGTTCCTCGGCACTGCCGCGTTCGGAATCGGAGCGCTCGCCGGCTTCACCCTGACCGATGAGGCCTGGTCCGCCCCCGGCCGCGTCACGGACACCGTGCGCCTGACCTGGGGTCTGTCGGGGCTCAACCTGATCGCCAGGGAGCGCGGCGAGTTCGAGAAGCTGCTCGCCAAGGACGGCATCAAGGTCGAATGGCTCGGGCCGTTCCCGAACCATGCGCCGACGCTTCAGGCGGTGACCGGCGGCAGTGCCGATTTCAGCTTCGGCGGCTCGACCACGCCGGCGCTGGCCGCGATCATTGCCGGCTCCCCGCTGGTGTTCACGCAGTTCGTCGTCTACGAGCCCCGCACCACTGCGATCATCGCCCGCGACGATTCCGGCATCACCAAGGTCGAGGACCTCGTCGGCAAGTCGGTGGCGGTCAACCGTTCGGGCCTCGGCGAATTCCTGCTGGTCGCCGCGCTCGAAAAGCACAAGGTCGATCGCTCCAAGGTCAAGTTCGTCTACCTCAATCCGCCGGACGCGGCGCCGGCTCTGGCCTCGGGCAAGGTCGATGCCTGGTCGATGTGGAGCCCGGGCGTCGACATCGCCCGCCTCGACTACAAGGCCCACGACATCTTCCTGGAAGGCCGCGATCTCGAATTCCAGATCGACTACACATCCTACCTGACGACCCGCAAATTCGCGACCGAGAATCCGGCCCTGGTGCGCGCCGTCAACGACGCCTTCCGGGCCGAGGGCAAATGGATTTCGGACAACAGCAAGGACGCGGAGTACATCGCGCAGAAGGCTGGCAAGTACAGCGATCAGGTGCGCGATCAGTTCATCGCACTCGATCGCAAGTACCGCTATTACTCCGTCAACGACAAGCAATTCGTGACTGACCTGCAGAAGGCCGCCGACTGGCTGGTCGAGCGCAAGGTGCTGCCCGAGCCGGTCAAGGTCACAGATCACCTCGCCCAGATCGACGAGCCGGCGCCACAACGCTGA
- a CDS encoding ABC transporter ATP-binding protein: MTIQFAPTLQGAAAPAVIVNGLRRAYGDRTVIEGLDLRIERGEFVALLGESGCGKTTLLRALAGLDPIQAGRIIAPRRPAVVFQEHRLLPWDSLWRNVALGLETPDARARAGAALAEVGLGDRLDDWPRNLSGGQAQRVALARALVQQPELLLLDEPFAALDALTRIRMHALVRELVANHRPGVLLVTHDVDEAIALADRILVMRDGRIAYEHRSHGNSKVARDDLLAELGVLSAHTPA; this comes from the coding sequence ATGACCATCCAGTTCGCGCCGACGCTGCAAGGCGCAGCCGCGCCGGCCGTCATCGTCAATGGGCTGCGCCGCGCCTATGGCGACCGCACCGTCATCGAAGGCCTCGATCTTCGCATCGAGCGCGGTGAGTTCGTTGCCCTGCTCGGCGAAAGCGGCTGCGGGAAGACCACGCTGTTGCGCGCCCTTGCAGGCCTCGATCCGATTCAGGCCGGGCGAATCATTGCGCCGCGACGTCCTGCCGTCGTGTTCCAGGAGCATCGTCTGCTGCCGTGGGACAGCCTCTGGCGCAATGTCGCACTCGGCCTCGAGACACCGGATGCGCGCGCCCGTGCCGGCGCGGCGCTGGCCGAAGTGGGACTGGGCGACCGCCTCGACGACTGGCCGCGCAATCTCTCCGGCGGCCAGGCGCAGCGCGTCGCGCTCGCCCGCGCCCTGGTGCAACAGCCGGAGCTGCTGCTGCTCGACGAACCGTTTGCCGCGCTCGATGCGCTGACCCGCATCCGCATGCACGCGCTGGTGCGCGAGCTCGTCGCCAATCACCGCCCCGGGGTGCTGCTGGTGACGCACGATGTCGACGAGGCGATCGCGCTGGCCGACCGCATCCTGGTGATGCGCGACGGCCGGATCGCCTACGAGCACCGCTCGCACGGCAACAGCAAGGTCGCCCGCGACGACCTGCTCGCCGAACTCGGTGTGCTCAGCGCACACACTCCCGCTTGA
- a CDS encoding ABC transporter permease subunit, with amino-acid sequence MTSFEQAAGTIELPRTSADSVRPDADARRSISPVALQALSWLAPALLVLIWEALAQGGYLSPQVLPAPSKVLRAAFKLASQGTLLSDLGVSLLRAAAGFAIGGAIGFALGILVGFSRIAEALIDRSIQMIRAIPFLALLPLVIVWLGVGEAEKVFLVALGVTFPIYINTTLGIRQVDPKLIELGHVQGLSTLQLIRRIILPGALPSVLTGVRYALATAWLALVVAETIGAQSGLGFLAMDAREFLRTDVIVLTIVIYALIGVAADLIARWLERRLLSWHPNYGAAR; translated from the coding sequence TTGACCAGTTTCGAACAGGCTGCAGGAACGATCGAACTGCCGCGGACAAGCGCCGACAGCGTCCGGCCCGACGCCGACGCACGCCGCTCGATCAGCCCAGTCGCCCTGCAGGCGCTGTCCTGGCTCGCACCGGCACTCCTGGTTCTGATCTGGGAGGCGCTCGCTCAGGGCGGCTATCTGTCGCCTCAGGTGCTGCCGGCCCCCAGCAAGGTTCTGCGCGCTGCCTTCAAGCTCGCCTCGCAGGGAACGTTGCTCAGCGATCTCGGCGTCAGCCTGCTGCGCGCCGCCGCCGGTTTTGCGATCGGCGGCGCCATCGGTTTTGCGCTCGGCATTCTCGTCGGCTTCTCTCGGATCGCGGAAGCTCTGATCGATCGCAGCATCCAGATGATCCGCGCGATCCCGTTCCTAGCCCTTTTGCCGCTCGTGATCGTCTGGCTCGGCGTCGGCGAAGCCGAGAAGGTGTTCCTCGTCGCGCTCGGCGTGACCTTCCCGATCTATATCAACACGACACTCGGCATCCGTCAGGTCGATCCGAAGCTGATCGAGCTCGGCCATGTCCAGGGCTTGTCGACCCTGCAGCTGATCCGGCGCATCATTCTGCCGGGCGCCCTGCCCTCGGTCCTCACCGGCGTCCGCTATGCGCTGGCGACGGCCTGGCTCGCCCTGGTCGTCGCCGAGACCATCGGCGCGCAGTCGGGCCTCGGCTTCCTCGCGATGGACGCCCGCGAATTCCTGCGCACGGATGTAATCGTCCTCACGATCGTGATCTATGCGCTGATCGGCGTCGCGGCCGACCTGATCGCGCGATGGCTCGAGCGGCGGCTGCTGTCGTGGCATCCGAACTACGGGGCGGCACGATGA
- a CDS encoding LLM class flavin-dependent oxidoreductase: MTHPLRFGIWALVHGPRAAHQDPEEPYDASWERNRDLVLRAEELGYESTLVAQHTINPHQEDLDQLEAWSAAAALAALTSRIEIITAIKPYLYHPVVLAKMALGIENISRGRFAINLVNAWNRPELERAGIGFAEHDERYAYGREWISVVSRLLQGERLTHKGRYFDVQDYVLRPKDLYRERPRIYVGGESGPARALVADHGDVWFVNGQPLADVASLIHDVASRPRDGAPPLRFGLSAFVIARPTAAEAEAAHERLLRLAERDAPMKAIQKENTDPKVVMMQTMQKSARVGSNGGTAAGLVGSYEEVAGRIVDFHAAGIELFTLQFQPFEAEMKRFAEEVIPRVRQRQRDHGLSVADSDRRVG, translated from the coding sequence ATGACTCATCCGCTTCGGTTCGGCATCTGGGCGCTGGTCCATGGCCCGCGCGCGGCGCATCAGGATCCCGAGGAGCCGTATGATGCCTCCTGGGAGCGCAATCGCGATCTCGTGTTGAGGGCGGAAGAGTTGGGCTATGAGTCGACGCTGGTGGCCCAGCACACCATCAATCCGCATCAGGAGGATCTTGATCAGCTCGAGGCCTGGAGCGCGGCGGCCGCCCTGGCCGCCCTGACCAGCCGGATCGAGATCATCACGGCGATCAAGCCTTATCTCTATCATCCGGTCGTGCTCGCCAAGATGGCGCTCGGCATCGAGAACATCAGCCGCGGGCGCTTTGCCATCAACCTCGTCAATGCCTGGAACCGGCCGGAGTTGGAGCGGGCGGGGATCGGCTTTGCCGAGCATGACGAGCGCTACGCGTACGGGCGCGAATGGATATCGGTCGTGTCGCGGCTGCTGCAGGGCGAGCGCCTCACGCACAAGGGCAGATATTTCGACGTGCAGGACTATGTGCTGCGACCGAAGGATCTCTATCGGGAGAGACCGCGCATCTACGTCGGCGGTGAGTCGGGGCCGGCGCGCGCGCTGGTCGCCGATCATGGCGATGTCTGGTTCGTCAATGGTCAGCCTCTCGCTGATGTCGCAAGCCTGATCCACGACGTCGCGTCGCGGCCGAGGGACGGCGCGCCGCCGCTTCGCTTCGGCCTCTCGGCGTTCGTGATCGCGCGCCCGACCGCAGCGGAGGCGGAAGCCGCCCATGAGCGGCTGTTGCGCCTCGCCGAAAGGGATGCGCCGATGAAGGCGATCCAGAAGGAGAACACCGACCCGAAGGTCGTGATGATGCAGACCATGCAGAAGAGTGCGCGGGTCGGCAGCAACGGCGGCACGGCGGCCGGGCTCGTCGGCAGCTACGAGGAGGTCGCGGGCCGCATCGTCGACTTCCATGCCGCCGGCATCGAGCTGTTCACGCTGCAGTTCCAGCCGTTCGAGGCCGAGATGAAGAGATTTGCGGAGGAGGTCATTCCGCGCGTGCGACAAAGGCAGCGAGACCATGGTCTCTCGGTGGCCGATTCCGATCGTCGTGTGGGATGA
- a CDS encoding ABC transporter substrate-binding protein, with amino-acid sequence MDNSEKTNALSRRRLLQAGAGAALVAPFGGLAAQALSLRAAPDIDMSQFPICRTTAEGPVLTGAPRQLKLSWNAGAVCLTPVPVAIDQGFFKKYNLDVELINYSGSTDQLLEAIATGKSDAGLGMALRWLKPLEQGFDVKIAAGTHGGCMRVLARTDSGITKLADLKGKAVAVGDLGGPDKNFFSIQLARLGVDPVKDVDWRVYPGAVVNVAADKGEAQAFLASDPLAYLWLKDPAYKEVASNLDGDYQNRVCCILGLRGSLVREEPQVGRAITQALLDAAMFTAQNPVEAAKSFQPYAPKQATLADLEGMVRYHTHHHHPHGPALKQELKAYADDLKVVSVFKPSTDTNKFAERIYVDIFSV; translated from the coding sequence ATGGACAACTCGGAGAAGACAAACGCGCTGAGCCGGCGTCGACTGCTGCAGGCAGGTGCCGGGGCCGCTTTGGTGGCGCCGTTCGGCGGCCTTGCCGCGCAGGCCCTGTCGTTGCGAGCCGCGCCTGACATCGACATGTCGCAGTTTCCGATCTGCAGGACCACGGCCGAGGGACCGGTGCTGACGGGCGCGCCGCGCCAACTCAAGCTGTCGTGGAATGCCGGCGCCGTCTGCCTGACGCCGGTTCCGGTGGCGATCGACCAGGGCTTCTTCAAGAAGTACAATCTCGATGTCGAGCTGATCAACTACAGCGGCTCCACCGATCAGCTGCTCGAAGCGATCGCGACCGGCAAGAGCGATGCCGGCCTCGGCATGGCGCTGCGCTGGCTCAAGCCGTTGGAGCAGGGCTTCGACGTCAAGATCGCAGCCGGCACCCATGGCGGCTGCATGCGGGTGCTGGCACGCACCGATTCCGGCATCACCAAGTTGGCCGACCTGAAGGGCAAGGCGGTCGCCGTCGGCGATCTCGGCGGTCCCGACAAAAACTTCTTCTCGATCCAGCTGGCGAGGCTGGGCGTGGATCCGGTGAAGGACGTCGATTGGCGTGTCTATCCCGGGGCTGTTGTCAACGTCGCCGCCGACAAGGGCGAGGCGCAGGCGTTCCTCGCCTCCGATCCGCTTGCCTATCTCTGGCTCAAGGATCCCGCCTACAAGGAGGTCGCCTCCAATCTCGACGGCGACTACCAGAACCGCGTCTGCTGCATCCTCGGCCTGCGTGGCAGCCTGGTGCGTGAGGAGCCGCAGGTCGGCCGTGCGATCACCCAGGCGCTGCTCGATGCCGCGATGTTCACGGCGCAGAACCCGGTCGAGGCGGCGAAGTCGTTCCAGCCCTATGCGCCGAAGCAGGCGACGTTGGCCGATCTCGAAGGCATGGTGCGCTATCACACCCATCATCATCATCCGCACGGTCCCGCGCTCAAGCAGGAGCTCAAGGCCTATGCCGACGACCTGAAGGTCGTCTCCGTGTTCAAGCCCTCCACCGACACCAATAAATTTGCCGAGCGCATCTATGTCGACATTTTCTCTGTCTGA
- a CDS encoding ABC transporter permease, with protein MSTFSLSDVVAGEVERGAGLAGKLRDLAPGVAAALAWAAFGASCLVREDVGDWSRTTDLAVAAFVIGALILIASIAASRLGRAGGALRQRSPWLIALGVVLSLWELATAKFAWLPLPFFPPPQAIIEVYTDDLPKLLDSAWASVKLQLGGYVIGAGIGFVTGVSIGWSTRIGYWVHPVLRFIGPLPATAWLPVAFFSFPTSWSASTFLIALATGFPVTVLTWSGVASVPSAYYDVARTLGAKPSFLVLKVAIPAALPHVFVGLFMGLGASFAVLVVAEMIGVKAGLGWYLQWAQGWAAYANMYAALLVMSLLCSGAITLLFKTRDRVLVWQKGVVKW; from the coding sequence ATGTCGACATTTTCTCTGTCTGACGTCGTCGCAGGCGAGGTCGAACGCGGCGCCGGTCTCGCCGGCAAGCTGCGCGATCTTGCGCCCGGCGTTGCCGCGGCGCTGGCGTGGGCAGCGTTCGGTGCATCCTGCCTGGTGCGCGAGGATGTCGGCGACTGGTCGCGCACCACGGATCTCGCTGTCGCGGCATTCGTCATCGGGGCTCTCATCCTCATTGCCAGCATCGCTGCGTCACGCCTTGGCCGCGCAGGTGGCGCGTTGCGCCAGCGCAGTCCCTGGCTGATCGCGCTCGGCGTGGTCCTGTCGCTGTGGGAGCTCGCCACCGCGAAATTCGCCTGGTTGCCGCTGCCGTTCTTTCCGCCGCCGCAGGCGATCATCGAGGTCTATACGGACGACCTGCCCAAGTTGCTCGATAGCGCGTGGGCCTCGGTCAAGCTGCAGCTCGGCGGCTACGTCATCGGTGCGGGCATCGGCTTCGTCACCGGTGTCTCGATCGGCTGGTCGACGCGGATCGGCTATTGGGTGCATCCGGTGCTGCGCTTCATCGGACCGCTGCCGGCCACCGCGTGGCTGCCGGTCGCCTTCTTCAGCTTTCCGACCAGCTGGAGCGCGTCGACCTTCCTGATCGCGCTGGCCACAGGCTTCCCAGTGACCGTGCTGACCTGGTCCGGCGTCGCCAGCGTTCCGAGTGCCTATTACGACGTGGCGCGGACGCTCGGCGCCAAGCCGTCGTTCCTGGTGCTGAAGGTCGCAATCCCCGCGGCACTGCCTCATGTGTTCGTCGGCCTGTTCATGGGGCTCGGCGCCTCCTTTGCGGTGCTGGTCGTCGCCGAGATGATCGGCGTCAAGGCCGGTCTCGGCTGGTACCTGCAGTGGGCGCAGGGCTGGGCCGCATACGCCAACATGTATGCTGCGCTGCTGGTCATGTCGCTGCTGTGCTCCGGCGCGATCACGCTGCTGTTCAAGACCCGTGACCGCGTGCTGGTCTGGCAGAAGGGGGTCGTCAAATGGTAG
- a CDS encoding ABC transporter ATP-binding protein, with protein MVAVAEAARAPFPGAAIDIAHVDHAFDIDGAELKVLDDVSLIVEPGEFVALLGPSGCGKSTLLRLIAGLDRPRSGVLREDDISIKGPHPSRVVVFQDPTLFPWRNVWDNVALGLEAQGILKKQRHRVDAALDLVGLSDFRNAYPHQLSGGMAQRVALARALVNDPKVLVLDEPLGKLDSLTRMAMQAELVALWQRKGFTTLLVTHDVEEALVLANRVVVLSDRPARIKADIVVNRPHPRHRGDPYLGDLRRQILGLLGLEATW; from the coding sequence ATGGTAGCCGTAGCCGAGGCCGCAAGGGCGCCATTCCCGGGTGCTGCGATCGACATCGCCCATGTCGATCATGCCTTCGACATCGACGGCGCCGAACTGAAGGTGCTCGATGACGTCAGCCTGATCGTCGAGCCCGGCGAGTTCGTCGCGCTGCTCGGACCGTCGGGATGCGGCAAGTCGACGCTGCTGCGTCTGATCGCCGGTCTCGACAGGCCGCGCAGCGGTGTGCTCCGCGAGGACGACATCAGCATCAAGGGACCGCATCCCTCGCGTGTCGTCGTGTTCCAGGATCCGACGCTGTTTCCCTGGCGCAACGTGTGGGACAACGTCGCGCTCGGACTGGAAGCGCAGGGCATCCTGAAGAAGCAGCGTCATCGCGTCGACGCGGCGCTCGACCTGGTCGGACTGTCCGACTTCCGCAATGCCTATCCGCATCAACTCTCCGGCGGCATGGCGCAGCGGGTGGCACTGGCGCGGGCGCTGGTCAACGATCCCAAGGTGCTGGTGCTCGACGAGCCGCTCGGCAAGCTCGACTCGCTGACGCGCATGGCGATGCAGGCGGAACTCGTGGCGCTGTGGCAGCGCAAGGGATTCACCACCCTGCTCGTCACCCACGATGTCGAGGAGGCACTGGTGCTCGCCAATCGCGTCGTCGTTCTCAGCGACCGCCCGGCGCGGATCAAGGCGGACATCGTGGTGAACAGGCCTCATCCGCGGCATCGTGGCGATCCATATCTCGGCGATCTGCGGCGACAAATCCTCGGTCTCCTCGGATTGGAAGCGACATGGTAG
- a CDS encoding acyl-CoA dehydrogenase family protein, giving the protein MVAAIESIAPRQAGAQNEAELLTRARRLVPLFAERAPAHDRDGSFPFQNFKDLFDAGLLSLTVPTALGGHGAGARLTARVLGIIAEADPSTALVLAMHYIQHFVMARHQDYPPRLARKLARDSVEQGALINTFRVEPALGSPSRGGLPETTARRTETGWRLSGRKIYSTGAPILSWYAVWAKTDEAEPRLGLFLVQAGLPGISIVETWDHLGLRASGSHDVVFDDVVIPLDHEIELRKPDGWRVQNPTQALVHAAFVGAIYGGVARAARNWIVDFLKTRTPSSLGAPLATLPRAQEVLGAIEARLQVNARLIDSVARDFDEGNVVSPVEGSIIKLTVTNNAVAAVEDALSLSSNHGLSRANPLERHYRDVLCGRVHTPQDDATRIAAGRLALGL; this is encoded by the coding sequence ATGGTAGCCGCCATCGAAAGCATCGCGCCGCGCCAGGCCGGCGCGCAGAATGAAGCGGAATTGCTCACGCGGGCGCGTCGGTTGGTTCCGCTGTTTGCCGAACGTGCACCTGCACATGACCGCGACGGCAGCTTTCCGTTTCAGAACTTCAAGGATCTGTTCGACGCGGGCCTGTTGTCGCTGACGGTGCCGACGGCGCTCGGCGGACACGGGGCGGGTGCGCGCCTCACGGCGCGCGTGCTCGGGATCATCGCCGAGGCCGATCCCTCGACGGCGCTGGTGCTCGCGATGCACTACATCCAGCATTTCGTGATGGCCCGTCACCAGGACTATCCGCCGCGGCTGGCCCGCAAGCTGGCGCGGGACTCGGTCGAGCAGGGTGCGCTGATCAATACGTTCCGCGTCGAGCCGGCGCTCGGCTCGCCGTCGCGCGGCGGCCTGCCGGAGACGACGGCGCGGCGCACCGAAACCGGATGGCGGCTGAGCGGCCGCAAGATCTATTCGACCGGCGCGCCGATCCTGAGCTGGTACGCGGTGTGGGCGAAGACCGACGAGGCCGAGCCGCGGCTCGGCCTGTTCCTGGTGCAGGCAGGGCTTCCCGGCATCAGCATCGTCGAGACCTGGGACCATCTCGGCCTGCGCGCCAGCGGCAGCCATGACGTGGTGTTCGATGACGTCGTGATCCCGCTCGATCATGAGATCGAACTGCGCAAGCCGGACGGCTGGCGCGTGCAGAACCCCACCCAGGCGCTGGTCCATGCCGCCTTCGTCGGCGCGATCTATGGCGGTGTCGCCCGCGCCGCGCGCAACTGGATCGTCGACTTCCTCAAGACGCGGACGCCGTCGAGCCTCGGCGCACCGCTCGCGACCCTGCCGCGCGCGCAGGAGGTGCTCGGCGCGATCGAGGCGCGGCTGCAGGTCAATGCGCGGCTGATCGACAGCGTCGCGCGCGATTTCGACGAGGGCAACGTCGTCAGCCCGGTCGAGGGCAGCATCATCAAGCTCACCGTGACCAACAACGCGGTCGCCGCGGTCGAGGACGCGCTGTCGCTGTCGAGCAATCACGGGCTCAGCCGCGCCAACCCGTTGGAGCGTCATTATCGCGACGTGCTCTGCGGCCGCGTGCACACCCCGCAGGACGATGCCACGCGGATCGCCGCCGGCCGTCTCGCCCTTGGACTTTGA